TCAGGCCGTGGCGGCTGCCCGTTTGACAGGGAACGTAACCTTTGTAGCCAAAGTTGGGACCGATATCTTTGGCGAGCAGGCTGTTGCCGGATTTCGTCAGGAAGGGATCAATACGACTTATATTCAAAGTGACCCTGATCATCCGTCGGGCGTGGCGTTAATTAACGTCGATGCTGCGGGCGAAAACTGTATTACGGTAGCTCCCGGAGCGAATGCCCAGCTCCGCCCCGCCGAAACCAATCCGGCCCTGGCGTCAGCCGAAACGGATGCACTAGTGCTGGTACAGCTCGAAATCCCGCTGGATACGGTGGTTCATATTATAGGCGAAGCGGCTACGCGTGGCTTACGGGTTATTTTAAACCCAGCTCCTGCCCAGCCCTTGCCCGATGAACTGTTTCCAAATTTATTTCTAATAACTCCGAACGAAACCGAAGCCGAACTTCTGACCGGCATTCGGGTTGATGACCTGTCAGGCGCCGGACAGGCTGCTCAGAAATTGCATGCAATGGGCGTATCGAACGTCATTATTACCCTGGGGTCCAAAGGAGCCTATCTATCGACCGGCACGCAGAGTCAGCTTATCGCTACGCCCCCCGTAAAAGCTGTCGATACTACGGCCGCTGGCGATTGCTTCAATGGCGCCCTGGCTGTTGCGCTGGCCGAAGGACAGCCTTTACCCGATGCAATCGCCTTCGCCTGCAAAGCCGCTTCCATTTCCGTCACACGTATGGGTGCTCAGGCGTCCATGCCCCGTCGAAACGAAGTTAACGAATAAATCCCTCTCCCCGGTTTCCCTCCCATTTTGGTAGAGGAACTGGGGGAGAGGGTTGGTACTATTTACCGTCGAAACTTTGAATCATGTTCCGGTAAAATGTTTTGGCTTTCCACTGCCCACCCGCAATGATGCGCCGGATCGTATAGAGCGGCATCTGCTCATCCCGCCCATCGGCCAGGGTAAACGCAGCGGCATAGCCCCGCTTCTGGATTTCGGGAAGTGCCTGCTTATTCCAGAGCCCAAACGGATAGGCGAAGTATTTCACCGGCTTGCCCGTGATGCTTTCCAGCTTGGCTTTCGGTTCTTCGATCTGAATTTTCCAGTCGTCGCCCTGGTATTTTTTCACATTATGGTGATCCCAGGTATGTGCTCCGATGGTATGACCCCGATCGGCCAGATCTTTAATCTGTGCTTTATCCATGTACGGCTGTTTTCCCCGCCGACCAATCGCCACCGTCATAATAAAAAACGTGCCTTTGAAGCCGTGTTTTTCCAGGATAGGGACGGCTGTTTCGTACTGATCGAGGTCACCATCATCAAAAGTCAGCATAACGGGTTTAGATGGCAACGGGGCGCCCGTAGTCAGATAAGCATATAATTGATCGGGCAAAATGGTATGATACCCGC
This window of the Spirosoma aerolatum genome carries:
- a CDS encoding polysaccharide deacetylase family protein, which translates into the protein MFIRQNLSLAAAICLSVLFTHSLTGCQSKGKASSEATTDTTNATVADKPSDVKAEATAPAPDPSSIPADKIANAAAILARPQVPVLCYHQIRDWRGGDSQSAKDYIIPVAAFKEQMQMLADSGYHTILPDQLYAYLTTGAPLPSKPVMLTFDDGDLDQYETAVPILEKHGFKGTFFIMTVAIGRRGKQPYMDKAQIKDLADRGHTIGAHTWDHHNVKKYQGDDWKIQIEEPKAKLESITGKPVKYFAYPFGLWNKQALPEIQKRGYAAAFTLADGRDEQMPLYTIRRIIAGGQWKAKTFYRNMIQSFDGK
- the rbsK gene encoding ribokinase, whose translation is MPGQILVVGSSNTDMVVQTTKLPAPGETVLGGTFFMNPGGKGANQAVAAARLTGNVTFVAKVGTDIFGEQAVAGFRQEGINTTYIQSDPDHPSGVALINVDAAGENCITVAPGANAQLRPAETNPALASAETDALVLVQLEIPLDTVVHIIGEAATRGLRVILNPAPAQPLPDELFPNLFLITPNETEAELLTGIRVDDLSGAGQAAQKLHAMGVSNVIITLGSKGAYLSTGTQSQLIATPPVKAVDTTAAGDCFNGALAVALAEGQPLPDAIAFACKAASISVTRMGAQASMPRRNEVNE